In Phycisphaeraceae bacterium, the DNA window GACGGCATGACGGCGGACCTCGGAGGACCGAGGACGGCGAGGCTGCTCGACCGTCTCGACAAGTCGGTGTCGTGGAAGGAACTCGTTGCGCCGATCGCGAAGCTGCCGGAGTACCGCGAGAAGCGCGGCGTCGGCCGTCCGGCGTGGCAGCCGGAGACGATGCTTCGCGCCCTGCTTCTCGCGAAGTGGTTCAACCTGAGCGACCCGCAGCTCGAGGAGTGCCTGAAGGATCGCCTCTCGTTCCGTCGCTTCGTCGGGCTGAGCCTGACCGACGCGACGCCGGACGAGACGACCTTCGTGGTCTTCCGGCGCAGGCTTCGCGACGCGGGGCTCGATCGGACGATCTTCGACGCGACGCTGGCGCAGCTCGAGAAGCGCGGGCTGCTGGTGAAGGAAGGAACGCTGGTGGATGCCACGATCATCGAGCAGTCGCGCGGATCGCATCGGGACGACGGCACGAGCACGCGCGACCCGGAGGCGAGCTTCACGAAGAAGTCGGGCCAGACGCACTTCGGCTTCAAGGGTCACATCGCCGCGGACCGCTCGAGTCTGGTGACGGACTTCCGATTCAGCGACGCGGCGCCGCACGACAGCAACTTCATCGACGAGCTGACGGAGGACGAGACGAGCATGGTCGTGGCGGACACGGCGTACCGCAGCGAGGAGCGGGAGCGGAGGCTGCTGGCCCGCGGCGTGACGCCGGTGATCGCGTTCAAGCGGCAGCGTGGAGAGAAGGAGCTCGCGAAGGAGCTTCGCGTCTTCAACCGGATCGTGGCCTCGCTGCGTGCCGTGGTCGAGCATCCCTTTGCCTGGATGAAACGGACGGGCTACCGCCGAGTGCGGTATCGAGGCCTGCGACGGAACGCGTTCGACTTCGCGTTGCACCTGGTGGCCTACAACTGGAGACGGAGTCTGAGCCTCGCAAGGGCGTAGGCGAGGGCCCCGCACGGCCTCCCGAGTCGCTTCGAGCGGCCCGGTGGAGCCCGAGGCCGTCGTATCATTACTCACTTGAGAGCCGATCAACCGCATACAGTGCCGTTCATGCTCATTTGTTCAGGTGTCCCAATAGTCATGTTCGGTTCTTCCTTATCGCGCCGGTCGGTCCTTGCGTTCGGCAGGCTTGCGGCCAGCGCCGGCCGTGCGAATCCGGTTCGTCGGAAGGTTCGTCGTCGACCGGGCTTCCCGCATCCCGCGCATGTAATCGATATAGGCTCACGCAACCGCTTATGTCCTTGTTTACGGATAGGCCCTATGAAGCCTCTGGTGATTCCTACCACTTGAGCTTTGGAACCGGTCCGCTATACTGCGAATCAGGGCTTTCAGACGCTCGGCCTGCGGGTGATGAGAAGCGGAATCACGCAACCCCGTTTAGGAGGAGAGAATGGGCGGAGCTCGATGGGATAGTATTCGAACAGATTTGATCTCCCGCATCGGATGTGGCGATCATGAGGCGTGCCTGCGTCAGATCGATCAGTTTCTTTCAACTGCTACTAGCATTGATGAATTGCGAGAGGCGGAGGCGCTTCGCGGCGACTTCCTATTGGAGGGAGGGCGATCTGAGGAGGCGGTGCGGTCATTCCTTAGGGCGTTATCGATTGCACAGGAGGGGACATTCGGAAGATATGTCATTCAGCTGTCGCTTGGTGCCGCAACAGGCGACCCTCAGTGGTATCGGGCTGCAATTGATACAGCACTACTACATGGAAAGCTGGATTGCGC includes these proteins:
- a CDS encoding IS5 family transposase, with the translated sequence MAQRVNAEFGLVDGMTADLGGPRTARLLDRLDKSVSWKELVAPIAKLPEYREKRGVGRPAWQPETMLRALLLAKWFNLSDPQLEECLKDRLSFRRFVGLSLTDATPDETTFVVFRRRLRDAGLDRTIFDATLAQLEKRGLLVKEGTLVDATIIEQSRGSHRDDGTSTRDPEASFTKKSGQTHFGFKGHIAADRSSLVTDFRFSDAAPHDSNFIDELTEDETSMVVADTAYRSEERERRLLARGVTPVIAFKRQRGEKELAKELRVFNRIVASLRAVVEHPFAWMKRTGYRRVRYRGLRRNAFDFALHLVAYNWRRSLSLARA